The DNA segment AAGGCCGACGAGGGGTAGATGGGGGTGTTCAGCCCCCCGGTAATCTCATCGGCGATGGTGCCGGAGTGAACGCACCTGGTGTCGATACGCATGGGTTCTCCTCATTAAAAAGGTACGAGATAAAAGATACGGGATACAAGGTGCGGGATACAGGCAGACACGATTCATTGTCCCTTGTCCCATAACCTTGTACATGGTCCCATTTAAATTTTCCACGGTGTCGGAAAAAATGCAGGGAGGATCCGCCGTCGCCAAGGCTTCCGACTTCGCATGAAGCTTCGTCGGACAAGATGGCGGACAAGGGGAGGAGGGTTGGCCGTTTTCGTAAGTGCGTATGTGCGTAAAGCGTGAAAGGGGGGACCTGCCGCTCCACGCAAACACGCTTAACTCACACCAGATGTTCAGCTGGCACCAGCGGGACTTCAAAAAAAAAGCCCCGCCGGCGTTATCGCCGACGGGGCTTTTTGTGGTCTTTAGCGTAAAGGCTTACGCACCCTGGATATTGGAAGCCTGGGGGCCCTTGGGGCCGTCCGTGACCTCGAAGGTTACGCGCTGACCCTCGTTGAGGGTCTTGAAGCCGTCACCCTGGATCGCCGAGAAATGCG comes from the bacterium genome and includes:
- a CDS encoding cold-shock protein — protein: MAEGTVKWFSDAKGFGFIEQADGPDVFAHFSAIQGDGFKTLNEGQRVTFEVTDGPKGPQASNIQGA